The following proteins are co-located in the Phocoena phocoena chromosome 1, mPhoPho1.1, whole genome shotgun sequence genome:
- the RCC1 gene encoding regulator of chromosome condensation isoform X1 — MPPKRITKRRSPPEDALPKSKKVKDPGNQAVRVVASRRVPGARSCQGACGPSPPDQKARPVSHRSHNTEPGLVLTLGQGDVGQLGLGENVMERKKPALVPILEDIVQAEAGGMHTVCLSKSGQVYSFGCNDEGALGRDTSVEGSEMVPGKVELQEKVIQVSAGDSHTAALTEDGRVFLWGSFRDNNGVIGLLEPMKKSMVPVQVQLSTPVVKVASGNDHLVMLTVDGDLCTLGCGEQGQLGRVPELFANRGGRQGLERLLVPKCVMLKSRGSRGHVRFQDAFCGAYFTFAISSEGHVYGFGLSNYHQLGTPGTESCFVPQNLTSFRNSTKSWVGFSGGQHHTVCMDSEGRAYSLGRAEYGRLGLGEGAEEKSVPTLISRLPAVSTVACGASVGYAVTKDGRVFAWGMGTNYQLGTGQEEDVWSPVEMTGKQLENRVVLSVSSGGQHTVLLVKDKEQS, encoded by the exons ACCCTGGTAACCAGGCAGTGAGGGTCGTTGCCTCCCGCCGCGTTCCAGGCGCCCGCTCCTGCCAAGGTGCCTGCGGGCCGAGCCCTCCTGACCAGAAAGCCCGACCAG TCTCACATAGGTCCCACAACACAGAACCGGGTTTGGTGCTGACGCTGGGCCAGGGCGACGTGGGCCAGCTGGGGCTGGGCGAGAATGTGATGGAGAGGAAGAAGCCAGCCCTGGTGCCCATTCTAGAGGACATCGTGCAAGCTGAGGCTGGGGGCATGCACACTGTGTGTCTAAGCAAAAGTGGCCAG GTCTACTCCTTCGGCTGCAATGATGAGGGTGCCCTGGGAAGGGACACATCAGTGGAGGGCTCAGAGATGGTCCCTGGGAAAGTGGAACTGCAAGAGAAGGTGATACAGGTGTCAGCAGGAGACAGTCACACAGCGGCCCTCACCGAGGATGGCCGTGTCTTCCTTTGGGGCTCCTTCCGG GACAATAACGGTGTGATCGGGCTCTTGGAGCCCATGAAAAAGAGCATGGTGCCTGTGCAGGTACAGCTGAGTACGCCCGTGGTGAAGGTGGCCTCAG GAAACGACCACTTGGTGATGCTGACAGTTGATGGCGACCTCTGTACTTTGGGCTGCGGGGAGCAGGGCCAACTGGGCCGCGTGCCTGAATTATTTGCTAATCGTGGTGGCCGGCAGGGCCTCG AACGACTCCTGGTCCCCAAGTGTGTGATGCTGAAATCCAGGGGAAGCCGGGGCCATGTCAGATTCCAGGATGCCTTCTGTGGTGCCTACTTCACCTTTGCCATCTCCTCTGAGGGCCATGTATATGGCTTTGGCCTCTCCAACTACCATCAGCTAG GAACCCCAGGCACAGAATCTTGCTTTGTACCTCAGAACCTGACGTCCTTCAGGAACTCCACGAAGTCCtgggtgggcttctctggtggccaGCACCATACAGTCTGCATGGATTCAGAAG GAAGAGCATACAGCCTGGGCCGGGCTGAGTATGGGCGGCTGGGCCTTGGGGAAGGTGCCGAGGAGAAGAGCGTACCCACCCTCATCTCCAGGCTGCCCGCCGTCTCCACGGTGGCTTGTGGGGCCTCTGTGGGATATGCTGTGACCAAGGATG GTCGTGTTTTTGCCTGGGGCATGGGCACCAACTACCAGCTGGGCACAGGACAGGAAGAGGATGTCTGGAGCCCCGTGGAGATGACAGGCAAACAGTTGGAGAACCGTGTGGTCTTATCTGTGTCCAGCGGGGGCCAGCACACAGTCTTACTAGTCAAGGACAAGGAACAGAGTTGA
- the RCC1 gene encoding regulator of chromosome condensation isoform X2: MPPKRITKRRSPPEDALPKSKKVKDPGNQAVRVVASRRVPGARSCQVSHRSHNTEPGLVLTLGQGDVGQLGLGENVMERKKPALVPILEDIVQAEAGGMHTVCLSKSGQVYSFGCNDEGALGRDTSVEGSEMVPGKVELQEKVIQVSAGDSHTAALTEDGRVFLWGSFRDNNGVIGLLEPMKKSMVPVQVQLSTPVVKVASGNDHLVMLTVDGDLCTLGCGEQGQLGRVPELFANRGGRQGLERLLVPKCVMLKSRGSRGHVRFQDAFCGAYFTFAISSEGHVYGFGLSNYHQLGTPGTESCFVPQNLTSFRNSTKSWVGFSGGQHHTVCMDSEGRAYSLGRAEYGRLGLGEGAEEKSVPTLISRLPAVSTVACGASVGYAVTKDGRVFAWGMGTNYQLGTGQEEDVWSPVEMTGKQLENRVVLSVSSGGQHTVLLVKDKEQS, encoded by the exons ACCCTGGTAACCAGGCAGTGAGGGTCGTTGCCTCCCGCCGCGTTCCAGGCGCCCGCTCCTGCCAAG TCTCACATAGGTCCCACAACACAGAACCGGGTTTGGTGCTGACGCTGGGCCAGGGCGACGTGGGCCAGCTGGGGCTGGGCGAGAATGTGATGGAGAGGAAGAAGCCAGCCCTGGTGCCCATTCTAGAGGACATCGTGCAAGCTGAGGCTGGGGGCATGCACACTGTGTGTCTAAGCAAAAGTGGCCAG GTCTACTCCTTCGGCTGCAATGATGAGGGTGCCCTGGGAAGGGACACATCAGTGGAGGGCTCAGAGATGGTCCCTGGGAAAGTGGAACTGCAAGAGAAGGTGATACAGGTGTCAGCAGGAGACAGTCACACAGCGGCCCTCACCGAGGATGGCCGTGTCTTCCTTTGGGGCTCCTTCCGG GACAATAACGGTGTGATCGGGCTCTTGGAGCCCATGAAAAAGAGCATGGTGCCTGTGCAGGTACAGCTGAGTACGCCCGTGGTGAAGGTGGCCTCAG GAAACGACCACTTGGTGATGCTGACAGTTGATGGCGACCTCTGTACTTTGGGCTGCGGGGAGCAGGGCCAACTGGGCCGCGTGCCTGAATTATTTGCTAATCGTGGTGGCCGGCAGGGCCTCG AACGACTCCTGGTCCCCAAGTGTGTGATGCTGAAATCCAGGGGAAGCCGGGGCCATGTCAGATTCCAGGATGCCTTCTGTGGTGCCTACTTCACCTTTGCCATCTCCTCTGAGGGCCATGTATATGGCTTTGGCCTCTCCAACTACCATCAGCTAG GAACCCCAGGCACAGAATCTTGCTTTGTACCTCAGAACCTGACGTCCTTCAGGAACTCCACGAAGTCCtgggtgggcttctctggtggccaGCACCATACAGTCTGCATGGATTCAGAAG GAAGAGCATACAGCCTGGGCCGGGCTGAGTATGGGCGGCTGGGCCTTGGGGAAGGTGCCGAGGAGAAGAGCGTACCCACCCTCATCTCCAGGCTGCCCGCCGTCTCCACGGTGGCTTGTGGGGCCTCTGTGGGATATGCTGTGACCAAGGATG GTCGTGTTTTTGCCTGGGGCATGGGCACCAACTACCAGCTGGGCACAGGACAGGAAGAGGATGTCTGGAGCCCCGTGGAGATGACAGGCAAACAGTTGGAGAACCGTGTGGTCTTATCTGTGTCCAGCGGGGGCCAGCACACAGTCTTACTAGTCAAGGACAAGGAACAGAGTTGA
- the RCC1 gene encoding regulator of chromosome condensation isoform X3, with protein MPPKRITKRRSPPEDALPKSKKVKVSHRSHNTEPGLVLTLGQGDVGQLGLGENVMERKKPALVPILEDIVQAEAGGMHTVCLSKSGQVYSFGCNDEGALGRDTSVEGSEMVPGKVELQEKVIQVSAGDSHTAALTEDGRVFLWGSFRDNNGVIGLLEPMKKSMVPVQVQLSTPVVKVASGNDHLVMLTVDGDLCTLGCGEQGQLGRVPELFANRGGRQGLERLLVPKCVMLKSRGSRGHVRFQDAFCGAYFTFAISSEGHVYGFGLSNYHQLGTPGTESCFVPQNLTSFRNSTKSWVGFSGGQHHTVCMDSEGRAYSLGRAEYGRLGLGEGAEEKSVPTLISRLPAVSTVACGASVGYAVTKDGRVFAWGMGTNYQLGTGQEEDVWSPVEMTGKQLENRVVLSVSSGGQHTVLLVKDKEQS; from the exons TCTCACATAGGTCCCACAACACAGAACCGGGTTTGGTGCTGACGCTGGGCCAGGGCGACGTGGGCCAGCTGGGGCTGGGCGAGAATGTGATGGAGAGGAAGAAGCCAGCCCTGGTGCCCATTCTAGAGGACATCGTGCAAGCTGAGGCTGGGGGCATGCACACTGTGTGTCTAAGCAAAAGTGGCCAG GTCTACTCCTTCGGCTGCAATGATGAGGGTGCCCTGGGAAGGGACACATCAGTGGAGGGCTCAGAGATGGTCCCTGGGAAAGTGGAACTGCAAGAGAAGGTGATACAGGTGTCAGCAGGAGACAGTCACACAGCGGCCCTCACCGAGGATGGCCGTGTCTTCCTTTGGGGCTCCTTCCGG GACAATAACGGTGTGATCGGGCTCTTGGAGCCCATGAAAAAGAGCATGGTGCCTGTGCAGGTACAGCTGAGTACGCCCGTGGTGAAGGTGGCCTCAG GAAACGACCACTTGGTGATGCTGACAGTTGATGGCGACCTCTGTACTTTGGGCTGCGGGGAGCAGGGCCAACTGGGCCGCGTGCCTGAATTATTTGCTAATCGTGGTGGCCGGCAGGGCCTCG AACGACTCCTGGTCCCCAAGTGTGTGATGCTGAAATCCAGGGGAAGCCGGGGCCATGTCAGATTCCAGGATGCCTTCTGTGGTGCCTACTTCACCTTTGCCATCTCCTCTGAGGGCCATGTATATGGCTTTGGCCTCTCCAACTACCATCAGCTAG GAACCCCAGGCACAGAATCTTGCTTTGTACCTCAGAACCTGACGTCCTTCAGGAACTCCACGAAGTCCtgggtgggcttctctggtggccaGCACCATACAGTCTGCATGGATTCAGAAG GAAGAGCATACAGCCTGGGCCGGGCTGAGTATGGGCGGCTGGGCCTTGGGGAAGGTGCCGAGGAGAAGAGCGTACCCACCCTCATCTCCAGGCTGCCCGCCGTCTCCACGGTGGCTTGTGGGGCCTCTGTGGGATATGCTGTGACCAAGGATG GTCGTGTTTTTGCCTGGGGCATGGGCACCAACTACCAGCTGGGCACAGGACAGGAAGAGGATGTCTGGAGCCCCGTGGAGATGACAGGCAAACAGTTGGAGAACCGTGTGGTCTTATCTGTGTCCAGCGGGGGCCAGCACACAGTCTTACTAGTCAAGGACAAGGAACAGAGTTGA